TCAATTCATTTATTGAGGGAATCCTCATACCTAAGAAAGACATCGGCTTCTCACCCCCTCTTTTTTCGGGATGAGACTGGAAGCGGTATGGGTCATAAGTTGCCCACTACGTTCATTCCCACTGTTTGAGTTGATATAGCAAAACAACTCCTCATTGGGGAGCCCAAATGGTTCTTTCTGCATTTCCTGCTCAATGAACGTAAGCATGGCTCCTAAGCACCCATAAAAGTGGTTATGTACTTTATAACGATAGATTACAGTTACGTTCCGCATTTTTGAGCGGAAACACATATTTAGTTAATAAAGGGCGGGCGAACGCCCGCCCTACGCTTATCATGCGGACGTTCAATCCGCTTCGCTTATCCTTCGATTAATACGGCTTATTTGCTCGATCAGTTGATGCCGGTCCCGATGTTCCAATTCGAGTATCTCTTCAAACGGCCAATGAAAATGGTACGCTACAAAGGATAACTCCTCGAAAAGGGGTTCCATCGGGTAGGACGTTATTCCCCCGTGCTGCCGACATCCACCTCAACTTCCGTATGACATTCGGGACAGCTTACTTTGATAATCGAATTACCGGTCTCATTGATTTGGCGATAAAAGTTTTGCAGATATGCCAAATCAGCCGAAAATAGTCCTTCGATAACGCCGGGATTAATATCTGACAATGTGCCGAGTTTGGTAATTACCCTTGAAAGCAACACTATCACCAGAAACGCACCGTTTTGG
Above is a genomic segment from bacterium containing:
- a CDS encoding DUF6760 family protein is translated as MEPLFEELSFVAYHFHWPFEEILELEHRDRHQLIEQISRINRRISEAD
- a CDS encoding phage tail assembly protein; the encoded protein is MKGSAIQTEFDFTLPIGFVDSEGTLHKKGKMRLATAADEIAPLRDPRVRQNGAFLVIVLLSRVITKLGTLSDINPGVIEGLFSADLAYLQNFYRQINETGNSIIKVSCPECHTEVEVDVGSTGE